One Gloeothece verrucosa PCC 7822 DNA window includes the following coding sequences:
- a CDS encoding ATP-dependent Clp protease ATP-binding subunit: protein MFEHFSDKAVKAIMFAQEEARRTGHNVVGTEHLLLGVIGEETSIAATVLRDLGINLPQTRRTIENITGRGPGYSPANIPFTPKVKRIFEAAFQEARQLGNRVISPVHLLLAISSDQESLAAKVLTQQGVDLKVLRTELINRNAQMAAASVTPTDEPNRFAMGNSRSFSLAEFGSNLTQLAAEGKIDPVVGRHREVERTIQILGRRTKNNPVLVGEPGVGKTAIAEGLAQRIVSREVPELLQDKQVFSLDLGLLLAGTRFRGEFEERLKSIVEEVRAAKNIILVIDEIHTLVGAGALGGSLDAANMIKPALARGELQCLGTTTLNEYRQYIEKDAALERRFQPVMVGEPTVEETIEILQGLRKSYEDFHKVKFSDEALVAAAKLSDRYISDRFLPDKAIDLIDEAGSRMRVQYSHNKKTHPEKQLEESTIINPDSLVPVVDEEEIAEIVSSWTGVPVNKVSETESESLIYLEARLHERIIGQDEAVKAVSRAVRRARVGMKDPNRPIASFIFAGPTGVGKTELAKALATFLFGSADAMIRLDMSEFMEPHTVSKLIGSPPGYIGYDEGGQLTEAVRRKPYTVILFDEIEKAHPDVFNTLLQLLDDGRLTDAKGRTVDFKNTLIIMTSNVGSKVIEKGGGGLGFAISDDVSESQYNYIRNLVTEELKNYFRPEFLNRLDEIIVFRQLTRNEVKEIADILLQEIAIQLKEQREIVLDVTEGFKELVVKEGYDPSYGARPLRRAIMRRLEDSLAEAILAGQVHDGDSIIVDVNEQGQVQVLSAQQAVLRLQPVG, encoded by the coding sequence ATGTTTGAACACTTTAGTGACAAAGCTGTAAAAGCGATTATGTTTGCCCAAGAAGAAGCCCGCCGCACTGGCCACAACGTGGTAGGGACCGAGCATCTATTATTGGGGGTGATTGGCGAAGAAACCTCAATCGCTGCAACTGTTCTTCGGGATCTGGGGATTAATCTACCACAGACTAGACGCACCATTGAAAATATCACTGGTCGGGGGCCTGGTTATAGTCCCGCTAATATCCCCTTCACACCAAAAGTTAAACGGATTTTTGAAGCCGCCTTTCAAGAAGCCCGCCAGTTAGGAAATCGAGTTATCTCTCCAGTTCATCTGCTCTTAGCTATTAGCTCTGATCAAGAATCTCTAGCCGCTAAAGTCCTAACTCAACAAGGCGTAGATCTCAAAGTGCTACGCACTGAGTTAATTAATAGAAATGCTCAAATGGCAGCCGCTTCAGTCACGCCAACTGATGAACCTAACCGTTTTGCTATGGGCAATAGTCGCTCGTTCAGTTTAGCCGAGTTTGGAAGCAATTTAACTCAATTAGCGGCTGAAGGCAAAATCGACCCAGTGGTGGGACGACATCGAGAAGTAGAAAGAACCATTCAAATTTTAGGTCGCCGCACCAAAAACAATCCGGTTTTAGTGGGAGAACCTGGAGTCGGGAAAACCGCCATCGCTGAAGGTTTGGCCCAGCGTATTGTTAGCCGAGAAGTTCCCGAATTACTTCAAGATAAACAGGTCTTTAGTCTAGACTTAGGATTACTTCTAGCCGGAACCCGGTTTAGAGGAGAATTTGAAGAACGCCTTAAGTCCATAGTCGAAGAAGTCCGTGCCGCCAAAAATATTATCTTAGTGATTGACGAAATTCATACCCTTGTCGGTGCAGGCGCGTTAGGCGGTTCTCTCGATGCGGCTAATATGATTAAACCCGCTTTAGCGCGAGGTGAATTGCAGTGTTTAGGAACCACCACCCTCAATGAATATCGTCAATATATCGAAAAAGATGCCGCTCTTGAGCGCCGTTTTCAACCCGTGATGGTGGGTGAACCGACTGTAGAAGAAACCATTGAGATTCTTCAAGGATTACGCAAATCTTATGAAGATTTCCATAAAGTTAAATTCTCTGATGAGGCGTTAGTCGCGGCGGCTAAACTTTCAGATCGTTATATCTCGGATCGCTTCCTTCCTGATAAAGCGATCGATCTGATCGATGAAGCCGGTTCAAGGATGCGGGTTCAATACTCTCACAACAAGAAAACCCATCCCGAAAAACAGCTAGAAGAGTCTACCATCATTAACCCAGACTCTTTAGTTCCTGTAGTTGATGAAGAAGAAATCGCCGAAATTGTTTCATCTTGGACAGGTGTCCCAGTAAACAAAGTCAGTGAAACTGAATCAGAGTCTTTAATCTACCTAGAAGCGCGGTTACATGAGCGCATCATTGGTCAAGATGAAGCAGTAAAAGCCGTTTCTCGTGCTGTACGCCGCGCCAGAGTGGGAATGAAAGACCCTAACCGTCCGATAGCTTCTTTCATTTTTGCAGGTCCTACAGGTGTCGGTAAAACAGAACTGGCCAAAGCGTTAGCGACTTTCCTTTTCGGGTCTGCTGATGCGATGATCCGTCTAGATATGTCGGAGTTTATGGAACCTCACACGGTTTCTAAATTAATTGGTTCTCCTCCAGGATACATTGGTTATGACGAAGGAGGTCAATTAACTGAAGCCGTCCGCCGTAAACCTTATACAGTCATCCTGTTTGATGAAATTGAAAAGGCTCATCCGGATGTATTTAATACCTTACTTCAACTATTAGATGATGGTCGTTTGACAGATGCTAAGGGCCGTACTGTGGACTTTAAGAATACTCTGATCATTATGACCTCTAATGTGGGTTCTAAGGTAATCGAAAAAGGAGGCGGTGGTTTAGGGTTTGCCATCTCTGATGATGTCAGTGAGTCTCAATACAACTACATCCGCAATTTAGTCACTGAAGAACTGAAAAATTATTTCCGTCCTGAATTCCTCAACCGTCTTGATGAAATTATCGTCTTCCGTCAATTGACCCGCAATGAAGTTAAGGAGATTGCTGATATTCTTCTACAAGAAATAGCAATTCAGTTGAAGGAACAACGAGAAATCGTTCTAGATGTGACTGAAGGATTTAAGGAGTTAGTGGTTAAAGAAGGCTATGATCCTAGTTATGGGGCCAGACCTTTACGTCGTGCGATTATGCGGCGTTTAGAGGATAGTTTGGCTGAGGCAATTTTAGCTGGACAAGTGCATGATGGTGACAGCATTATTGTGGATGTCAATGAACAGGGTCAAGTCCAAGTTTTAAGCGCCCAACAAGCTGTATTGCGTTTACAACCAGTCGGTTAA
- a CDS encoding CbtB domain-containing protein yields the protein MRTPIQVSKWQRTEQLILLLPIQVILYVSLWALILWLVFFSTYPAVHDATHSLRHHLAGVSCH from the coding sequence ATGAGAACGCCTATTCAAGTTTCTAAGTGGCAGCGAACAGAACAACTGATTTTATTGCTACCCATTCAGGTCATCCTCTACGTTTCACTGTGGGCGCTGATTCTTTGGCTTGTTTTTTTTAGTACCTATCCTGCGGTGCATGATGCAACCCATTCCCTGAGACATCATCTGGCCGGTGTGAGTTGTCATTAA
- a CDS encoding ABC exporter membrane fusion protein, with the protein MAQTTEFKKPIFLKDGKRWVIAACSLGALITIGSTIYGLRQSQIESKPSPPPVSQTKQISAVTALGRIEPQGEVIKIAPAPNMGGAKVVQLLVEEGDLVKKGQTIAILDNLPQEQAAVGVAQKEVEVALANLDIVKAGAKQGEIEAQRATIARLQAELSGEIATNQVTIARLQASLAGEQEEQQATIERLQAELRDAEKDFQRYEKLAQEGVISDSDLDERSLKLATAREKVSEAKARLKKTVDTLNEQIKEQSSLSQKQVDTLQKQIDEAKATLERIAEVRPVDVQKAQAEVDKANANLKKAQADLELAYVKAPLNGQILKIYSRPGAKVDDKNGIAEIGNTDQMIVIAEVYESDINKVKLGQTAFITSENNTFSQKLTGKIYHIGLQIGKKDVLNTDPAADVDVRVIEVKILLDPESSRRVSGLTYGKVVAEIPLKNQ; encoded by the coding sequence ATGGCACAAACAACAGAGTTCAAAAAGCCAATCTTTTTAAAAGACGGAAAACGATGGGTAATAGCCGCCTGTTCCCTTGGGGCACTCATCACTATAGGATCGACCATTTACGGACTTCGACAAAGTCAAATAGAATCTAAACCTTCACCCCCTCCTGTCAGTCAAACAAAACAAATATCAGCCGTTACCGCGTTGGGCAGAATTGAACCTCAAGGGGAAGTGATAAAAATTGCACCGGCTCCCAACATGGGAGGAGCAAAAGTGGTTCAGTTATTAGTAGAAGAAGGAGATCTTGTCAAAAAAGGTCAAACGATTGCTATTTTAGATAACTTACCCCAAGAACAAGCCGCAGTAGGCGTTGCTCAAAAAGAGGTAGAAGTCGCCCTTGCTAACTTAGACATTGTCAAAGCCGGAGCAAAACAAGGGGAAATAGAAGCCCAACGTGCCACCATTGCTCGCCTACAAGCGGAATTGTCAGGAGAAATTGCCACTAATCAAGTTACCATTGCTCGCCTACAAGCCTCTTTAGCCGGCGAACAAGAGGAACAACAAGCTACTATAGAGCGGCTACAAGCTGAGTTGAGAGATGCCGAAAAAGACTTTCAACGCTATGAAAAATTAGCACAAGAAGGGGTAATATCAGACTCAGATTTAGATGAACGCTCGCTAAAATTAGCCACCGCTAGAGAAAAAGTCTCAGAAGCTAAAGCAAGGCTGAAAAAAACCGTAGATACCCTCAATGAACAAATAAAAGAACAAAGTTCCCTATCTCAAAAACAAGTAGACACCCTGCAAAAACAAATAGACGAAGCCAAAGCAACTTTAGAGCGCATTGCTGAAGTTCGTCCGGTAGATGTGCAAAAAGCGCAAGCTGAAGTCGACAAAGCCAATGCGAATCTTAAAAAAGCCCAAGCCGATTTAGAATTAGCTTATGTCAAAGCGCCGCTTAATGGTCAGATCTTAAAAATCTATAGCCGTCCTGGTGCAAAAGTTGACGACAAAAATGGCATTGCAGAGATAGGGAATACTGATCAAATGATCGTCATTGCAGAGGTCTATGAAAGCGATATTAATAAGGTCAAGCTTGGACAAACCGCATTCATCACCAGTGAAAATAATACTTTTAGCCAAAAATTAACCGGAAAAATCTATCATATCGGCTTACAAATTGGGAAAAAAGATGTATTAAACACCGATCCTGCGGCTGATGTAGATGTTCGAGTCATAGAAGTTAAAATCTTGCTTGACCCAGAATCCAGTCGTCGAGTTTCGGGTTTAACTTATGGAAAAGTTGTGGCTGAAATCCCGCTAAAAAATCAATAA
- the devC gene encoding ABC transporter permease DevC, with product MKIPLSWLQLTHEKTRLLVAIAGITFADMLMFMQLGFREALFDSSVKLQKNLQADIVIFNSQSETFVKLKQFSQRRLYEARGVPGVKSVTPMYISFAFWKNPVEKTSKNILVIGYNPEKNVVNLPGVNEKKDVLKQQDVVLYDQQSREEFGPVAEWINAGKTVTTEVADRKIKVGGLFSLGTSFGADGNLITSDVNFFRLFSERDRGLIDLGLIQLEKDADVKSVIQEIKKEIAADDVKVMTKAEFIEFEKNYWNSSTSIGFVFALGTTMGFIVGTVIVYQILYTDVSDHLPEYATLKAMGYTDQYLLLVVFQEAIILAIIGFMPGIVVAMFMYSNAAKATGLPIIMTVSRAIMVLILTIIMCVVSGTIAVSKLRAADPADIF from the coding sequence ATGAAAATTCCTCTCTCTTGGTTACAATTAACTCATGAAAAAACCCGTCTATTAGTTGCTATAGCTGGCATCACTTTTGCTGATATGTTAATGTTTATGCAGCTAGGCTTTCGAGAAGCCCTTTTTGACAGTTCAGTAAAATTACAAAAAAATTTGCAAGCAGATATTGTTATATTCAATTCTCAATCAGAAACTTTTGTTAAGCTTAAACAATTTTCTCAGCGTCGCTTATATGAAGCTAGAGGAGTGCCGGGAGTTAAATCAGTAACTCCCATGTATATATCATTTGCTTTTTGGAAAAATCCCGTCGAAAAAACCTCAAAAAATATTTTAGTCATTGGTTATAATCCTGAAAAAAATGTAGTTAATTTACCTGGCGTAAATGAAAAAAAAGATGTACTAAAACAACAAGATGTCGTTTTATATGACCAACAATCCCGAGAAGAATTTGGCCCCGTAGCAGAATGGATTAATGCGGGAAAAACTGTCACGACAGAAGTAGCTGATCGTAAAATTAAAGTAGGGGGATTATTTTCATTAGGAACATCTTTTGGTGCAGATGGCAATTTAATTACCAGTGATGTTAATTTCTTCCGTCTTTTTTCTGAGCGAGACCGAGGTTTAATCGATCTGGGATTAATTCAGCTAGAAAAGGATGCAGATGTCAAATCAGTTATCCAAGAAATTAAAAAAGAAATTGCCGCCGATGACGTAAAAGTCATGACTAAAGCGGAATTTATCGAGTTTGAAAAAAATTACTGGAATAGCTCAACATCTATTGGGTTTGTCTTTGCTTTAGGAACCACAATGGGCTTTATTGTCGGTACAGTGATTGTTTATCAAATTCTTTATACTGATGTTTCCGATCATTTACCGGAATATGCCACTCTAAAGGCGATGGGCTATACCGATCAATATTTACTTTTAGTCGTTTTTCAAGAGGCAATTATTTTAGCCATTATTGGCTTTATGCCTGGTATAGTAGTGGCGATGTTTATGTATTCTAATGCGGCAAAAGCAACGGGGCTACCCATTATCATGACGGTTTCAAGAGCTATTATGGTTTTAATTTTAACAATAATTATGTGTGTTGTTTCTGGTACAATAGCTGTGAGTAAACTCCGAGCCGCCGATCCAGCAGATATTTTTTAA
- a CDS encoding DevA family ABC transporter ATP-binding protein, which yields MNNNPNNPVVDIKNLDHFFGQGALRKQILFHINLTLLPGEVVILKGPSGSGKTTLLTLMGGLRSPQAGSLQVFGQELVGAKKQKLIETRRKIGYIFQAHNLLDCLTARQNVQMSIELHQGISEREIKQRSIAMLESVGLGERVNYYPRNLSGGQKQRVAIARALVSRPKMVLADEPTASLDSKSGHDVVVLMQQLAKEQGCTILIVTHDNRILDVADRIVELEDGYLKENQLIA from the coding sequence ATGAATAATAATCCTAATAATCCCGTAGTAGATATTAAAAATTTAGATCATTTTTTTGGACAGGGAGCCTTAAGAAAACAGATTTTATTTCATATTAATTTAACGCTTCTACCTGGGGAAGTGGTCATTTTAAAAGGCCCGTCAGGTTCGGGTAAAACTACCCTGTTAACCTTAATGGGAGGATTACGCTCACCTCAAGCAGGAAGTTTACAAGTATTTGGACAAGAATTAGTGGGAGCAAAAAAACAAAAATTAATTGAAACAAGACGGAAAATCGGTTATATTTTTCAGGCTCATAATTTGCTCGATTGTTTAACAGCAAGACAAAATGTTCAGATGTCTATTGAGTTACATCAGGGGATTTCTGAGCGGGAAATAAAACAGAGATCCATTGCAATGTTAGAATCTGTAGGATTAGGTGAGCGTGTTAATTATTATCCTCGTAATCTTTCCGGTGGACAAAAACAACGGGTAGCGATTGCTCGCGCTTTAGTCAGTCGTCCTAAAATGGTATTAGCGGATGAACCTACAGCATCATTAGATAGTAAATCGGGCCATGATGTAGTAGTGTTGATGCAGCAATTAGCAAAAGAGCAAGGTTGCACTATTTTAATTGTGACTCATGATAACCGGATTTTGGATGTTGCTGATCGGATTGTGGAGTTAGAAGATGGATATTTAAAAGAAAATCAACTTATTGCTTAG
- a CDS encoding Uma2 family endonuclease, translated as MFITISEDTINLPPGGEVVLRHQTWDDYEQLLNSRQDRVIPKIYFNAKTEEIFLMSPLPGHGNRIDTLRDLIKILLRYQGKDWHSFDPITLKRFKQAGVEPDTCFYINNRQAILGKEKIDLTVEPPPDLAIEVDLTSRTQAADYLPIAIPELWIYRRGELLIYILEGEQYINSNQSQIFKNIDVKNLLPKYVELAWTNGSSVALRQFEQDLG; from the coding sequence ATGTTTATTACTATTAGCGAAGATACTATCAATTTGCCGCCAGGGGGTGAAGTGGTGTTGCGTCATCAAACCTGGGACGATTACGAACAACTTTTGAATAGTCGTCAAGATAGAGTTATTCCTAAGATATATTTTAATGCTAAAACCGAGGAAATTTTTCTAATGTCACCTCTACCTGGGCACGGGAATCGGATTGATACTTTACGGGATCTTATTAAAATTTTATTACGTTATCAAGGCAAAGATTGGCATAGCTTTGATCCTATTACCCTAAAAAGATTCAAACAAGCAGGAGTAGAACCAGATACTTGTTTTTATATTAACAATCGTCAAGCCATTTTAGGCAAAGAGAAGATTGATTTAACGGTTGAGCCGCCGCCCGATTTAGCCATAGAGGTAGACTTAACTTCTAGAACTCAAGCCGCAGATTATTTACCGATAGCTATTCCTGAATTATGGATTTATCGTCGGGGTGAATTGTTAATTTATATTTTAGAGGGTGAGCAATATATAAATAGTAACCAAAGTCAGATATTTAAAAATATAGATGTTAAAAATCTTTTACCTAAATATGTAGAATTAGCGTGGACAAATGGTTCTAGTGTAGCATTGCGGCAGTTTGAGCAGGATTTAGGCTAA
- a CDS encoding DUF29 domain-containing protein, with protein MTTEILPKLKALYEQDFPLWIDEIVKQLKSRNFEEVDWDNLIEEVESLGREQKNKVEGYLYQLFRHLLLYQYWETEKEWCASGWEDEIDIFRKQLNMLVRSKTLYNYLLSIYDETYQDARRSVIRKTELKIFPELCPYTVEQVLDPEWLP; from the coding sequence ATGACTACAGAAATATTACCCAAGCTAAAGGCGTTATATGAACAAGACTTTCCTTTATGGATAGATGAAATCGTTAAGCAATTAAAATCTCGTAATTTTGAGGAGGTAGACTGGGACAATTTAATTGAGGAGGTTGAATCTTTGGGACGAGAGCAAAAAAACAAGGTGGAAGGATATTTATATCAACTGTTTAGACATTTGCTGTTGTATCAATATTGGGAAACTGAAAAAGAATGGTGTGCATCGGGTTGGGAAGATGAAATCGATATTTTTAGAAAACAGCTAAATATGTTGGTACGGAGTAAAACGCTTTATAATTATTTGCTTTCTATTTATGATGAAACTTACCAGGATGCTCGACGTTCAGTGATTCGCAAAACTGAGCTAAAAATCTTTCCTGAATTATGTCCTTATACCGTTGAGCAAGTTCTCGATCCTGAATGGTTGCCTTAA
- the psbA gene encoding photosystem II q(b) protein, with amino-acid sequence MTTTLQQRESVSVWEQFCQWITSTNNRLYIGWFGVIMIPTLLTATTCFIIAFIAAPPVDIDGIREPVAGSLLYGNNIISGAVVPSSNAIGLHFYPIWEAASLDEWLYNGGPYQLVVFHFLLGVFCYMGRQWELSYRLGMRPWICVAYSAPVSAATAVFLIYPIGQGSFSDGMPLGISGTFNFMFVFQAEHNILMHPFHMLGVAGVFGGSLFSAMHGSLVTSSLVRETTEVESQNYGYKFGQEEETYNIVAAHGYFGRLIFQYASFNNSRSLHFFLGAWPVIGIWFTAMGISTMAFNLNGFNFNQSILDSQGRVISTWADVLNRANLGFEVMHERNAHNFPLDLASAEPVVAPSING; translated from the coding sequence ATGACAACTACTTTACAGCAACGCGAAAGCGTTTCCGTATGGGAACAGTTCTGTCAGTGGATCACCAGCACCAACAACCGTTTATACATCGGTTGGTTCGGTGTGATCATGATCCCCACCCTGCTGACAGCTACCACTTGCTTCATCATCGCCTTCATCGCCGCTCCCCCTGTGGACATTGATGGAATTCGTGAACCCGTAGCTGGTTCTTTACTGTATGGAAACAACATCATCTCTGGTGCAGTTGTTCCTTCTTCCAACGCTATCGGTTTACACTTCTATCCCATCTGGGAAGCCGCTTCTTTAGATGAGTGGCTGTACAATGGTGGCCCTTACCAGTTAGTAGTATTCCACTTCTTACTCGGAGTGTTCTGCTACATGGGTCGTCAGTGGGAATTAAGCTATCGTTTAGGGATGCGTCCCTGGATCTGTGTAGCTTACTCTGCACCCGTATCCGCAGCTACCGCAGTATTCTTAATCTACCCCATCGGACAAGGTTCCTTCTCTGATGGTATGCCTTTAGGAATCTCTGGTACTTTCAACTTCATGTTCGTATTCCAAGCAGAACACAACATCTTAATGCACCCCTTCCATATGTTGGGAGTAGCTGGTGTATTCGGTGGAAGCTTGTTCTCTGCAATGCACGGAAGCTTAGTAACCTCTTCTTTAGTTCGTGAAACAACTGAAGTAGAATCTCAAAACTATGGTTACAAGTTCGGACAAGAAGAAGAAACCTACAACATCGTAGCGGCTCACGGATACTTCGGACGTTTAATCTTCCAATATGCGTCCTTCAACAACAGCCGTAGCTTACACTTCTTCCTCGGTGCATGGCCTGTAATCGGTATTTGGTTCACCGCAATGGGAATCTCTACCATGGCCTTCAACCTCAACGGATTCAACTTCAACCAGTCTATTCTCGACTCACAAGGTCGTGTAATCAGCACCTGGGCTGATGTATTAAACCGCGCTAACTTAGGTTTCGAAGTAATGCACGAGCGCAACGCTCACAACTTCCCCTTAGACTTAGCGTCTGCTGAACCCGTCGTTGCTCCTAGCATCAATGGCTAA
- a CDS encoding DUF7682 family zinc-binding protein: protein MSRRKKNFPCGHKGYGQICHKCAQQQAEQNQKKQEKNAWESTFATDPIDLRALPKNVVLKAREIIQGLQNQKNYREFHGKRLRHDRFIISIPVTRHYRLLCRDYGNFLVPEAVISHEDYNVCKPGS from the coding sequence ATGTCGAGAAGAAAGAAGAATTTTCCCTGTGGTCACAAGGGATATGGACAAATATGTCATAAATGCGCCCAGCAGCAGGCAGAACAAAACCAAAAAAAACAAGAGAAAAATGCCTGGGAATCGACTTTTGCCACCGATCCTATTGATCTTAGAGCTTTACCGAAAAATGTGGTACTCAAAGCCAGGGAAATTATTCAAGGACTCCAAAATCAGAAAAACTATCGGGAGTTTCACGGTAAACGTCTTCGTCATGACCGCTTTATTATTAGCATTCCCGTTACACGTCATTATCGCTTGTTATGCCGAGATTATGGCAATTTTTTGGTACCAGAAGCCGTTATCTCCCACGAAGATTATAACGTCTGTAAGCCAGGCAGTTAG
- a CDS encoding cysteine desulfurase family protein, which produces MQIYLDYSATTPPRPEVITIMQQVLAEGWGNPSSLHSWGQRAATLMETARVQVASLINAANPESIIFTSGGTEADNLAIAGVARQYITPQHIIISSVEHSAIAEPCRLLEQRGWQITRLRVDRHGRINPQDLKAAIQHNTVLISVIYGQSEVGTLQPIEELGLIARANGVLFHTDAVQVAGRLPIDVQRLPVDLLSLSSHKFYGPQGAGALYVRPGIDLIPLLAGGGQEKGLRSGTQAVPILAGLGLAAQLAAEEINRENPRLMSLRDRLFDQLADCPYLTPTGDRLHRLPHHVSYLVSDPFQAEKKETLTGKTLVRQLNLAGIGISSGAACHSGKVSPSPILLAMGYTDTQAVKGIRLTLGRETTQADIDWTAMVLKQILDRLMPRLVTSRG; this is translated from the coding sequence ATGCAAATTTATCTAGACTACAGTGCCACAACCCCCCCTCGCCCAGAGGTGATCACCATCATGCAACAAGTCCTCGCCGAAGGCTGGGGCAACCCTTCTAGTTTACATAGTTGGGGACAACGAGCGGCAACCTTGATGGAAACCGCTAGAGTTCAAGTTGCCAGTTTAATTAATGCTGCTAACCCTGAGTCAATTATTTTTACTTCAGGAGGAACTGAAGCAGATAATTTAGCCATTGCCGGAGTAGCCAGACAGTACATCACCCCTCAACATATCATTATCTCTAGCGTCGAACATTCCGCCATCGCCGAACCTTGTAGACTTCTTGAACAAAGGGGATGGCAAATAACCCGCCTCAGAGTGGACCGTCACGGTAGAATTAATCCACAAGATTTAAAAGCCGCTATCCAACACAACACGGTTTTAATCTCGGTTATTTACGGGCAAAGTGAAGTGGGAACCCTTCAACCCATTGAAGAATTAGGATTAATTGCCCGCGCTAACGGGGTTCTTTTTCATACTGATGCCGTACAAGTGGCCGGACGACTCCCCATAGATGTCCAAAGACTCCCCGTCGACCTTTTATCCTTGTCGAGTCATAAATTTTATGGGCCTCAAGGAGCAGGCGCTTTATATGTTCGTCCAGGCATAGACTTAATTCCTCTGTTAGCAGGTGGAGGACAAGAAAAAGGCCTACGTTCAGGTACTCAAGCTGTACCCATCCTTGCCGGTTTGGGTTTAGCCGCTCAATTAGCCGCCGAAGAAATTAACCGAGAAAATCCTCGCTTAATGAGTCTGCGCGACCGCCTTTTTGATCAATTAGCCGATTGTCCTTATCTTACCCCCACCGGAGATCGATTACATCGCTTACCTCATCATGTCAGTTATTTAGTTAGTGATCCCTTCCAAGCAGAAAAAAAAGAAACCCTCACCGGTAAAACGCTAGTCCGTCAATTAAATTTAGCCGGTATTGGCATTAGCTCCGGTGCGGCTTGTCATAGTGGAAAAGTTAGCCCTAGCCCGATTTTATTAGCGATGGGCTACACTGATACCCAAGCCGTCAAGGGAATTCGCTTAACCTTGGGAAGAGAAACCACCCAGGCTGATATTGATTGGACAGCGATGGTGCTTAAACAAATCCTAGACCGTTTAATGCCTCGATTAGTCACCAGCAGAGGTTAA
- a CDS encoding DUF1995 family protein, with the protein MTQVPASLEEAVVKAKEATQIALEAGLGRLQVELVIPEIALEAQGLALEFTSLFEQYGSGLKVLFPDTGAAALARRDWGETPFKISDLGSRFIPVEMKVTPEDEAFLVVCPASIEIQSVAKLCEIAEQRPVLLLIPQLEDVSIVGIGYTARQLRDNFLSTLESCYYFRPLEGAAVVRSYPGLWQVWLEKEQGYELIAEESQKPMGEALELIIARATAEIDPASPQMANVAQPKKSGLLANMQRFLKALSQ; encoded by the coding sequence ATGACTCAAGTCCCTGCTAGTTTAGAAGAAGCTGTTGTCAAAGCCAAAGAAGCGACTCAAATTGCTCTAGAAGCTGGATTAGGTCGCTTACAAGTCGAATTAGTTATTCCTGAAATTGCTCTAGAAGCTCAAGGTCTTGCTCTCGAATTTACGTCATTGTTTGAACAATATGGCTCAGGTTTAAAAGTGCTTTTTCCCGATACCGGTGCAGCCGCTTTAGCGCGACGAGATTGGGGCGAAACCCCTTTTAAAATTAGTGACTTGGGAAGCCGCTTTATCCCTGTAGAAATGAAAGTCACTCCCGAAGATGAGGCTTTTTTGGTGGTCTGTCCTGCCTCCATCGAAATACAATCTGTGGCTAAACTCTGTGAAATTGCCGAACAAAGACCTGTGCTGCTTTTAATTCCTCAGTTAGAAGATGTTTCTATTGTGGGCATTGGTTATACGGCGCGTCAACTGCGAGACAATTTTTTAAGTACCCTAGAATCGTGTTATTATTTTAGACCTCTAGAAGGAGCCGCCGTTGTGCGTTCTTATCCTGGACTTTGGCAAGTTTGGCTAGAAAAAGAACAAGGCTATGAATTGATTGCCGAAGAATCTCAAAAACCGATGGGAGAAGCTTTAGAGTTAATAATTGCTCGTGCTACCGCAGAAATAGACCCCGCAAGTCCTCAGATGGCTAACGTGGCTCAACCCAAAAAATCGGGCTTACTGGCTAATATGCAACGCTTTCTCAAAGCTTTAAGTCAGTAA
- a CDS encoding YbjQ family protein, whose translation MILTTTDVIQGATITAYLGIVTAEVVYGSNALRDFFAGIRDFIGGRTGSYEEVFQKGHQSALAELEQRARKLGADAVIGIEIDTGSINIDERGVLLLITASGTAVKLSNR comes from the coding sequence ATGATCTTAACCACCACTGATGTTATTCAAGGAGCTACCATCACAGCCTATCTCGGGATCGTGACCGCAGAAGTCGTCTATGGTTCTAACGCCTTGAGAGATTTTTTTGCGGGTATTCGAGATTTCATCGGGGGTCGAACCGGCAGCTATGAAGAAGTTTTTCAAAAAGGACATCAAAGTGCCTTAGCTGAATTAGAACAACGGGCCCGAAAATTGGGAGCGGATGCCGTTATTGGTATAGAGATAGATACAGGAAGTATTAATATAGATGAAAGAGGCGTGCTATTGTTGATTACTGCTAGTGGAACCGCCGTCAAATTAAGCAACCGTTAA